The DNA segment ATTTCAAGTTCATTTGTTCCCCAAATGGCGAAATCAAAAAACATCTCTACTAGTCAAAGATTGGGTTGTGAGAGTCTCCTTGGCTGTATTTTCGAAAGTTGGAGCCCTCGCAGGCGGAAACCCTCTTTGCCAGAGAAAGATCGCAAGACAACAGATTACTTGCCTCCCAAGTCAACCACCGTtacaaaccctaaaaccctttCAAGAAAATCAACAgattcttcttcacaaagtaaACCAAGAAAGTCATCAGATTCGGCCAGAAAATCGGTGTCGTCCGCTTCACCAAGACCAGAGAGCAAAACGTTTTCACCTAACGGCGTGATGGGAAACATCATCGTGAAACCACAGCCCGCCCTTAACTCTTCCGACGTGGCACAGACGAATAGTCGGTGCGAGGGCAAAACGGTAAACTACAGAATTTGTCCGGAGGATCTGAAGAGAATGGGAAACGAAGAGTATTGTCGTGGGCGGTTTGGAGAAGCTCTTGTGTTTTACGAGAGAGCTATCTTAGCTGACCCGAAAACGCCGACGTATTGGTCTAACAAATCCGCAGCTTTGATCAGTCTTGGTCGTCTTTTAGAAGCTTACGATGCTTGCGAAGAAGCTTTAAGGTTAAACCCTAATTACGAGAGAGCTCATCAGAGACTCGCTTCGCTCCAACTCAGGTAGAGTCTTCTCCGCTATGTTCTCTTTTGTTTATTCCTTACTTAGGTTCGTATTGATATGCCTCGAATCTAGTGTGATCCAAACGGTATAGAGtctctactatatatatatatatatatatagaccgCAATATTTTGCTTAGTCACTTTTATTGGATCTAAACCCGCGAATCCGTCAGGATAGAGTTTTAGATGTGTGATATTCATACTCTGAAATGATCTCTAATAATAGGATTTATCTTTGCATGTGTACGTAACTAATTTGGTGAACCATGTTAAATTTGTATTGTTTTCTTCAGAGCCGTGCCTATGTGTTAAAAAAAGAGGCAACTGCCTCTGCCTCAACCCCCTCTTCGTATGGTTAATTTTGGGGCCCCATATTTTACAATCAATtagtctaaaaatatttatatatgtctagTTTTATTAATACTTTTCTACAAATTTAATTGTATCATCTTTTTCcggtttaaattttatatatagttttagcttttgaatattcactttttaattgttttctgtatatgttttatttttcttcatagTTTTATCATATACTCTTCTTATTCATTTGTAATGTTGGATACTTTTATAACTTTGCAATgacagtttttatttttttttattagcatGGGTGTGATTTTTGGGGGTCATCATCCTTTGAATACATGTAAACaatcttaataaatatttttcattaactaTACCATGAGTTTTTTCTTAAACCAGATTGGGTGAGGCTGAAAAAGCTTTGTGTCACTATAACCAAGCTGGAAAATACACAGAGACAAGACATATAGAACAAGTTGAAGATGTAATAAAATGCTTAAGGAGGTGTGATGAAGCTCGGAGATCAAAGGGTTGGAATATTCTGTTGAAAGAAACTTGCTCTGTAATATCATATGGAGCAGATTCTTCTCCTAGGGTTagcttttctttcttgttcatatcaTAGATAATACTTTTATGTACTAACAAGGAGCCACAAATTCTCAATCTCAAGGTCCATGCGCTCCAAACCGAGGCACTATTGCATCTTCAGCGACAAGAAGAAGCCTATGATGTGTACCAGAAAGGAACAAAACACTTTGATATcgatatttatataaagatgtTTGGTCTTCCCATCACTTCTTACCTCTTAATGGTCGGAGCTCAGGTCTACATTGCAGCGGGAAGGTCAGTGCTACTAGCACATTATACACCTTGccgttttttttcatttctcatttACTTCTAAAAAGTGAGGAGACTCGGGTTGTTTTCTTTTATGGACAGGTTTGAAGATGCAGTAACGGCGTCAAGGCAAGCGGCTCGACTGGATCCGAGCAATGAAGAAGTTAACGCAGTGGATAGAAAAGCTAGAGCGGTTGCTGCGGCGAGACTCAGCGGAAATTTACTATTCAATGCGTCCAAATTCGAAGCGGCTTGCGTGGTTTACACGGAAGGACTCGAGCAGGATCCCACCAATGCCCTCTTGCTATGTAACAGAGCCGCATCAAGTTTCAAGATTGGTCTGTACGAGAAAGCTGTAGAAGATAGCACATTAGTTCTTAATCTCCAGCCATCGTACCGGAAGGCTAGACGGCGCAGGGCGGATTCTTATGCCAAGGTACATGTTTAAATGTCAACTGAAGAACCGGTTTGTATAAACCGGCCGAACTATTACTGTGATTGTAATAAATGTTCATTTGGTTTACTCTCAGTTGGGGAAATGGCAACAAGCTATTCAAGATTATGAGTTTTTGATGATGGAGACACCTGTAGATGAGGACACGAGAAGAGCCTTGGCTGTGGCAAATGTCCGGTTAAGGAAACAGATTGGTGGAAATGTCCGGTTTAAAGGATACGGATCGGGTTTAGTTGTTGTGAATGAGATGGGAGTTTTGGGTTAGAGTAAGTTGAATTGTATagttttatgaaataaaaagtcaagttattttatttgatcGATTTCTTATTTAAGGGGGATGTTGTGTGTTTactatcaaaattttgtataaaaagaaataaaataaagccTCATCACATAACGGAAATGATCCGATAATTTCTCTTTTTCGCAAACTCAATATAATAGTTTTGATACTTGAACCCTGAGTACAGAATAGAAATtaatttcattcaaaaaaaaggTGCAGATTAGAAACAGCATCTCATGTCAATTCCCTCGAAGTCTTACGGGTTTGTGGGCACAACTGAATTAAACGATAACATTTGTGTGTTCTAGCTTGATGTGTTAAACCAACCATATGTAATAATCTTATCAGAAATTGACAAACCCTCTAATCAAAATAAATTCACTCGGGTAATCAAATAAATCACTAGATAATCGAATAAATTTAGGAGAGTAATTTATGATAATCAAAAAAATTCACTAGAATAacatatgaattattattattattattattattattattattattattattattattattattattattattattattattattattattgttatgatAAGAGTTGTTTTCAATACTACttaagatcttattataaaACTAATCCTAATTTACCACAAGATGAACAAAAACATCGAAAAAGATCGAATGAAATAGACATTCATTATAGATATTTGACAAGAATCATATGTAGGTTTGTTTCTTGTGATTATTCATTTACTAGGTCTTCTACAAGAAGAAAAATGTGGATATTATCCATTATAAATGGATAGCGCAAATTGATATCTCTTTTTCATTtgaattatataatatgattaccACTACGGTCTATTTATTGAACTCCtcattgatttaaaaatatataatcaaacacAAAATACAAAGAAATTATCTACTAAGcatattttgtaaaagtaaaaatCATGTACATATTTGTGTTACATCACAATACTCGTGATACacgaaacaaagaaagaaaagaaaaaaacaaaccatTTGAGATACAAGACATGGGAATCCTTGCAACCCAAGAAACCATAAAACAGTATCAAGATTAATTAATAGGTAATCAAAAACAATAATAGTAAAAAAGCTTAATACGATGATTAATGGTGAGTAAAGATAGATATGGTAAAATATTTAGCTTCTCCAGCTTCGACTCCGAGACAGAGGATCTTGATTTCCTCCGACAACCCAAGTTTCCTTAGCAATGTCTGAAGAGAGTTTGTAATAATCAGTATCGTATCTCATCAACACTAAGTCCATCTTCTCTTCCTCCACTAGTGTTCTCAAATCCTTCTCATCGTTCTTCATACTCATCATCTCTTGATCCTCTGTTTCCTCTTCTCGTTGTCTCTCTCTGTTatcttcctctgtttcctcttcttgttgtttctctctgttttcttgCTCTGTTTTCGCTTGCATTCTCTCTTCTAGCCAACTCTTCGCCGGAGCCGATCTACACCTCATCAGCAAAAGCGCGTTCGGCGGCGGAACCGCCGGTTCTGCGTCTGAGTTTTCAAGAACGcacttgttgttgttgctgttgttgtcCTTATCCTTGTTACTCTGTTCCTCTTGTAACACCATAAACCATTTGGAGAAAGCATTCTTCGGATCCTCCTCCTCtccatcctcttcttcttcttcttcttctccatcgtcATCATCTTCGTCGTCGCTAGTGACATCAGCATGTCTGAAATCACCAAAACACCTGAAATCGAATCTTATATTCCTCAGACAAGTCAAGAACCCCATCACATCTTTCTTCACTCCAAAAAACTTGCTCTGGGGTTTACTCCTCTGTATCCTCTCGATCTCCTCCATCACCGATCGCCAGTTCTTTCCTCTCCCGCCGCATTTACTCGGCCGGACTTTGATCTGACCGGCGCAGGTGACTTTAGGCGAAGTGGGCTCGTCTATCTCGTCACGGCCCCTGTTCTTACTACTCGCTTGCTTAGCCCACAAAACAGGACTCCCatgtcctcctcctcctccgcggCCGGAGAGTTTGCTGTGCTGGCGACGGTGGTGAGGACGGCGGGTGGTGGAGTCGGAGGGACGAGATGGGCTGGAAATGGGCTTAGGAGTAAGAGCTAAGTGGGTTCGTGGAGGGAAACAAACCAGCAAATCTGCAGAgtaaccagaagaagaagaaggtcctCTGTTTCCATCTCTTCCTTTGATCAtagcttttgtttttcttggggggtttgtttttttgatcGATCTCTCAACAATGGGAAGGGTTTCAGCTTTTTATGTttggtttttttataaaattcttgttcttttttataaacttttctttCTAGGCTTTGAAATTCCTGTGCTTACAGCTCTTACATGCCTTTTGCTTTTGAGGGGAAAACATTGTTTTCATTTGAAACCCTATTTTATAGAAATTGAAAATAGGTGGTGCaatatcaatattatttttttataaatgttgattgtgaaaataataaatgctGTGAAACTGGTTGATAAATATGGCAAGAAGATGTGATGGGGTCAAAGACTTCAAAGGAGTGAAGAGGGTTCATTACAACTTTATTCCATCATGTACAAGAAACTTCTTGAACTGAAATATTCACTTTCAGCATTCAATGGTCGTCACCATTTCTTTTTCATTcatttgtttttcatttcacTTTGAGATTTATGCCAATGTTAGATTGATAGggtttgtaaatatatgatgaACTTAAGGACTTAGTGTATCAAGTGTGATCATTATTTTGTCGAAAATAAAGATTGGCATGTGAATGTGACAAGGGTGATTAACTGATTATAGTCGAATGCTCCGATAAACTAAAGTTGGAAAGGTTTCGTGGGCTTTACTTTTGTTAATACAGTATAAAATCATCATATTATTATATGAAtagaaaaaagaaagacaatGGTATAAAGAGGAAAAAGATTGGAAGGGCACGAGGCTTGTTTCTTTATCCAATGGTACTCACAAGCTGTAAGGTCACATTTCACTTTGTTCTTATCATCTTCAACCACAAACTCATCAAACCATCTCCCAGTTTAACTACCTTCTAACTATAGCAACAACATTCCCTTTGTTGCTGCCACTATAGTTGAATACTGGTTGAATTCACATGGAATGGGTAAATAAGCATGCTCTATTCCCTGCTCTCACTCTAGTTAACTTAAACTTACCAATGATGCTATAATTGCGTTCATGCCTTTGAAGTAGTACAGTTTATATTTGCTGGAATGATATATACATGCACTTGgacaaaatatcaaataaattgaaACTACCAGGCCCCAACAATCAAATAATTGAAAGGATGCAAAGAAAAGTTTGGTATTTGTTATCATGATAAGTTGCATCAACATAGAGGTAGGCCTTTAGCACTAGGGAAAAACACTTTTATTTAATCGTTAAGGAGCAATCctttgataaataaattatgtaaaggataatattgtttttatattaatttcttaaaaGATCAAGTAGATGAAGATAGAGTTTGATTT comes from the Brassica napus cultivar Da-Ae chromosome A7, Da-Ae, whole genome shotgun sequence genome and includes:
- the LOC106356923 gene encoding uncharacterized protein LOC106356923, producing MIKGRDGNRGPSSSSGYSADLLVCFPPRTHLALTPKPISSPSRPSDSTTRRPHHRRQHSKLSGRGGGGGHGSPVLWAKQASSKNRGRDEIDEPTSPKVTCAGQIKVRPSKCGGRGKNWRSVMEEIERIQRSKPQSKFFGVKKDVMGFLTCLRNIRFDFRCFGDFRHADVTSDDEDDDDGEEEEEEEDGEEEDPKNAFSKWFMVLQEEQSNKDKDNNSNNNKCVLENSDAEPAVPPPNALLLMRCRSAPAKSWLEERMQAKTEQENREKQQEEETEEDNRERQREEETEDQEMMSMKNDEKDLRTLVEEEKMDLVLMRYDTDYYKLSSDIAKETWVVGGNQDPLSRSRSWRS
- the LOC106356922 gene encoding inactive TPR repeat-containing thioredoxin TTL3-like codes for the protein MAKSKNISTSQRLGCESLLGCIFESWSPRRRKPSLPEKDRKTTDYLPPKSTTVTNPKTLSRKSTDSSSQSKPRKSSDSARKSVSSASPRPESKTFSPNGVMGNIIVKPQPALNSSDVAQTNSRCEGKTVNYRICPEDLKRMGNEEYCRGRFGEALVFYERAILADPKTPTYWSNKSAALISLGRLLEAYDACEEALRLNPNYERAHQRLASLQLRLGEAEKALCHYNQAGKYTETRHIEQVEDVIKCLRRCDEARRSKGWNILLKETCSVISYGADSSPRVHALQTEALLHLQRQEEAYDVYQKGTKHFDIDIYIKMFGLPITSYLLMVGAQVYIAAGRFEDAVTASRQAARLDPSNEEVNAVDRKARAVAAARLSGNLLFNASKFEAACVVYTEGLEQDPTNALLLCNRAASSFKIGLYEKAVEDSTLVLNLQPSYRKARRRRADSYAKLGKWQQAIQDYEFLMMETPVDEDTRRALAVANVRLRKQIGGNVRFKGYGSGLVVVNEMGVLG